The nucleotide sequence GGTCGACGCTATTTTCTTCTTCTCCAAAATGATCTTTGCTTCATCATATGACAGTGTTATAAAGCTCTTATTCAACCAATCAGGTGTATTACTATTTTCTTTATCAATCAAGCATAGATCTGCTTCGTTTGTATTTCTCGTTTCTCTGTAAACATATTTCAGTAAATCTTCAATGTGATCTTGTAGCAACTCTAAGTTATCACAGAATGCTAATTCAGCCTCCAGCATGTAGAACTCCGATAAATGCAACCGTGATCTGTTGTTTTCGGCACGGAATGTGGGTCCCAGTGTATAAACATTGCCCATTCCTCTACAAATAGCTTCTAAATGTAACTGTCCTGATACTgttaaatatgttttcgaGCCAAAATACACTGTGTCTTTATCTCTCCCCTCTTGCATCATAGCTTTGACAGTCTCTTCTGAATCAGGCTGTATTTTAAACACCTCACCAGCCCCTTCACAGTCATTCGACGTTAAAATTGGTGTgtgaatattcaaatatttttgggaTGAGTAAAAgtcatgtatgtattttgaaacAGAATTTCGTACTCTGAGTATTGAAGAGATATAGTTTGTTCTGGAACGTAAATGTATGAACTGCCGGATATATTCTGGTGGGTGACTAGTTCTAGGATTGAATGGATATCCATCTGAGACTACACAGTCACCCAgcactttcacattttcagCAACTAACTCTACCTGGCCCCTAGGACTTTTTGATAACTTTCCAGTAATGTGCACGGAGCTGCCAAAAGACAAGGAGTCTGTTTTCAAGCTTTTAGGTATTAATATCTGCAATCTTTGGGCACAAGATCCATCGCTAACATCTGCGAATATAAACTCTTTTTGAACACGCAAGTTCTTCACCCAGCCCTGGAAATGGTAAATGgcctttaatattatttatttaaagagatTTATAGCATAAAAGTgtcataaaaaacataatattcaaCCTTTACTTCGGTGGAATCACCGACATTAGCTTTCTCCAAAACAGAAGCTATAACACTGTTTTTCCTGTAGTTAAGACCATTTGCACAATATTTGATTTGGCTGAAAACTTTACTAGgcaacatttttttctattcatgAATAAACagtaaattaagtaaaatttgtaggttatgtatttataatatctgtGGCATTTATATTGACATTCACAAACTGCCTGCAGTTGATCGAGTAAGGCACCGAGAGTTAAGCATGGAGTTGTCACCGCATGGGACACAATATCCATCGCTAGAAAAGcgtagaaaaagaaaaaagttatgaaggtaggtactttgttTTACATTGACATGAGctgtcaaattaaaattagactGAGCTGTCAGATCTATGGCTGTCAGTTCTGTCATTAAGAAGCAAATCAATCATGCATGTTGGTTGGTTTTAATCGCACTTTGgacgtatatatttaattttaattaactatagTTTCGATTTAAACTACTTTGTGTGTATTACtactataaatttatgtaagtaataattCCCTTATTAAATtggtcaaaaatattttagaccACCACAGTTACGGTGAGTGTCACTTGGATCACTCATTTAAATTGCTCGCTGGATAAATAATTGATCAGCGAACAGGTTTTCTCGTAATAAGTCCTTGGTTGtcatttatgttaatattcaAATGTGAAGGCTTCATTGTACCGTCGAGAAGAGTTGATGCGTAGTGGTCTGgttaaaatttcattgatGTGCTACTGAGCTACTTTTAAGAGTGCTATCGTCAAACTTTCTCTATCATTCATAAAGCTATATTACGTGTAAACGGTATGTGCAACAGTTGTTTCAAGTTTTCA is from Amyelois transitella isolate CPQ chromosome 21, ilAmyTran1.1, whole genome shotgun sequence and encodes:
- the LOC106140511 gene encoding probable asparagine--tRNA ligase, mitochondrial, with product MLPSKVFSQIKYCANGLNYRKNSVIASVLEKANVGDSTEVKGWVKNLRVQKEFIFADVSDGSCAQRLQILIPKSLKTDSLSFGSSVHITGKLSKSPRGQVELVAENVKVLGDCVVSDGYPFNPRTSHPPEYIRQFIHLRSRTNYISSILRVRNSVSKYIHDFYSSQKYLNIHTPILTSNDCEGAGEVFKIQPDSEETVKAMMQEGRDKDTVYFGSKTYLTVSGQLHLEAICRGMGNVYTLGPTFRAENNRSRLHLSEFYMLEAELAFCDNLELLQDHIEDLLKYVYRETRNTNEADLCLIDKENSNTPDWLNKSFITLSYDEAKIILEKKKIASTEEGLNKEQELALVEYCGGVPVFVVKWPKDLKSFYMKECPEDSSKVDALDLLAPITGEIVGGSLREDNYDKLKSKLPSDKLHWYLELRKFGNIPTGGYGLGLERLLQTMCRVTNIKDTLPFPRWPHNCSM